In one Nicotiana sylvestris chromosome 8, ASM39365v2, whole genome shotgun sequence genomic region, the following are encoded:
- the LOC104217014 gene encoding ankyrin repeat-containing protein ITN1-like codes for MEIEKKLYEAAVEGDVRTLQELLQRDALILDRLILTCFNETPLHIATMRGHVEFVKLILAQNPQLAAELDSRKSSALHIASAKGHLQIIKVLLVVNPDICLARDRDGRNPLHLAAIKGRVEVIKELIQIRPRAALGTTINGENVLHLCVKHNQLEVLKVLMEIGSWDYEFLNAKDSDGFTILHLAVADKQIETIKYLLKTNQIDVNAMDAYGNTTLDILAQSRRDMIDLQIGDSLREAGGLRAKDIQNDIKIPNKSAATPHSLPASTMPVYLGGNQAQNHPSKGDWLSKKRETIMVVASLIATMALQAGMNPPGGVWQEQGKLDNKGIPSHRAGEAVMAYNHPKSYRYFLRANTIAFVSSLSTILLLISGLSFKRRLFMWGLMVIMWLTVTTTALTYGISIYIVTPKKDSEPLGQVIEIGVIVWCGLMALLLLGNTLRLLRIWQKKRHKIRLAAARKSANSNVNV; via the exons ATGGAAATTGAGAAGAAACTCTATGAAGCTGCAGTTGAAGGAGATGTAAGAACTTTACAAGAATTACTTCAGCGAGATGCTTTAATTCTTGATAGACTTATCTTAACTTGCTTCAATGAAACTCCTCTGCACATAGCAACAATGCGCGGGCATGTTGAGTTTGTGAAGTTAATTCTGGCTCAAAATCCTCAGCTTGCAGCTGAATTGGATTCGCGAAAATCATCAGCTCTTCACATAGCTTCAGCTAAAGGACACCTACAAATTATCAAGGTGTTGTTAGTAGTGAATCCTGATATATGCTTAGCTCGTGATCGCGATGGTAGAAATCCTCTCCATCTAGCAGCTATCAAAGGTCGAGTTGAAGTCATCAAAGAACTAATACAAATCAGGCCTCGAGCAGCTCTAGGAACGACGATCAATGGAGAAAACGTTTTGCATTTGTGTGTGAAGCATAATCAGCTGGAGGTTCTCAAGGTGCTGATGGAGATTGGATCATGGGACTATGAATTCTTGAATGCAAAGGATAGTGATGGCTTCACCATTCTGCATTTGGCTGTTGCTGATAAGCAAATTGAG ACTATCAAATACTTGCTAAAGACCAATCAAATAGATGTGAATGCAATGGATGCATATGGTAATACAACATTAGATATTTTAGCACAAAGTAGGAGGGACATGATTGATCTACAAATTGGAGACAGTCTTAGAGAAGCTGGAGGCTTAAGAGCAAAGGATAtccaaaatgatatcaaaattCCGAATAAATCAGCTGCAACTCCGcattcactaccagcttcaacaATGCCAGTATATTTAGGcggaaatcaggcccaaaaccacCCATCAAAAGGCGATTGGCTATCCAAGAAACGCGAAACAATAATGGTGGTGGCCTCACTTATTGCAACCATGGCACTCCAAGCTGGAATGAACCCTCCAGGAGGTGTTTGGCAAGAACAAGGAAAattggataataagggaatacctTCACATAGAGCAGGGGAAGCAGTAATGGCTTATAATCATCCCAAATCGTATCGATATTTCCTTCGTGCTAACACCATTGCCTTTGTCTCCTCTCTCAGCACAATATTGCTGTTGATAAGTGGATTGTCGTTCAAGCGCAGGCTGTTCATGTGGGGTTTGATGGTTATCATGTGGTTAACAGTTACCACTACAGCACTCACTTATGGCATATCAATTTACATCGTCACACCTAAAAAGGACAGTGAACCACTTGGTCAGGTTATTGAAATTGGAGTTATAGTATGGTGTGGTTTAATGGCACTACTTCTACTTGGAAACACTTTACGTTTGTTGCGTATATGGCAGAAAAAGAGGCATAAAATAAGATTAGCAGCAGCACGAAAATCTGCAAATTCAAATGTCAATGTTTGA
- the LOC138875179 gene encoding uncharacterized protein: MAELGKSGAICGVVHATVEESGKKSGESGSEEAAEGITLTPKAPSATKPSKKRKASSPTTTETPLPKERATRSKAKQSESDLQKALAKSKKKRMDKGKGKVTESSKAVDVEEMEHVYQEDYTTMEAAEPSLAKKTRSALKSKQVRVFEDEEWSGEEKSESDGEQDKLTMFGKRKILKGRLLKDLMEPGMVRLVDTLAAQGWKDVVFQMDGRLARN, translated from the exons ATGGCTGAATTGGGAaagagtggag CTATCTGTGGGGTGGTACATGCAACTGTGGAAGAAAGTGGCAAGAAGTCAGGGGAAAGTGGTTCTGAGGAGGCTGCTGAAGG gATAACTCTAACACCAAAAGCCCCCAGTGCTACTAAACCTTCGAAGAAACGAAAGGCTTCCTCTCCAACAACTACTGAAACTCCCTTGCCAAAGGAAAGAGCCACAAGAAGCAAGGCAAAACAAAGTGAGAGTGACCTACAAAAGGCTTTGGCTAAAAGTAAGAAAAAAAGGATGGATAAAGGAAAAGGTAAGGTTACAGAGTCCTCTAAAGCTGTTGatgttgaggagatggaacaTGTCTATCAGGAGGACTATACAACAATGGAG GCTGCTGAACCTTCATTGGCCAAGAAGACAAGGTCTGCACTGAAAAGCAAACAAGTTAGAGTTTTtgaagatgaggaatggagtggtgaagaaaaaagtgagtctgatggtgaacaagacaagctgaccatgtttggcaaaagaaaaattTTGAAGGGAAGATTGCTGAAAGATTTGATGGAACCAGGAATGGTTCGTTTGGTTGACACCCTAGCTGCTCAGGGATGGAAGGACGTGGTCTTTCAGATGGATGGGAGATTGGCCAGAAATtaa